A section of the Salmo salar chromosome ssa05, Ssal_v3.1, whole genome shotgun sequence genome encodes:
- the LOC106575377 gene encoding otoancorin isoform X2, producing MASPGEKALLLLFLVHAVSALYPDTMPPMSPMMLNPDPATPGFPSPPARFQDMAKKLMMRCLQMGHLVPMTMDNPFNNSGVQMEDSMSSPNPLSHFHSLLTSLSAEETDTYSDMDSASHFYFQPNGTMKYPDSDREWNVTERMWNCSSLPSFIEHMRNSSAGPQCFLRAFIAPLSWVALMMKGGDDMEPEDYGRLVWAAKPLLQNMPPPQMTLPPWIQNPHLEEMMKMLGEVFGSLSEEQRVQIREWAKERVAQNNYNCSHTAAAWRPRPIPEQKPAPTHRPAQEPGQTHRPAQEPGQTPKPKQEPGQTLRPEVGQNWPARPPQPDMTVMPSPCPPRLVWLKMDVMKMMGPFLSGLPMDDIQTIPNDQLCQFFHLPQFPSSFRGVGGLPPLQGRKILQKIRECSQKRDDLVQNLDRLGSLACFYDDAPTLNSSMSRLLLSQLDDCSNSGVNKLKKKLVNTVMSSSVDDSSPELLRALGPGVTLLSPFHLSQFSPDALKDTLMSLGSEVKWGLTQAKTLANKLLQGKQEVSGKELMSLGSAVTGVASSVLRKVKSQGLLGNEGLDMMSQKMTSLQRKALLEGLLGDVNASELIQKVPASLLSSLSLTTLDKANLTSLDQLEGKQWTRAQSAFLVRNILGKKMTLTDMRKLGSAMQGVACEMIEKVAESGVMEMAQAVTETPRWLSKTQVCCTAQSLFAGLEKKRAGYFNNITDTELEEIPTLLLLHLPAEKIASLPASVCAVFMKKMKEANLSSLPLTSRSRPTLTNRALNCLGRNMSKLSSEEVLSLGSLLCELAPSQMSLLAPEILNSTLQALASCKQIPPRHWRALFQLLNDTYGDPSDWTADTIKSLGPLLLWDDSAVRSLRFKSWLKETLSDLMDSLPSPPVPTPPQEFSRGPDLSALRWKLFSLSTSTSEVMPMRRRREVLPQGEAGLTVSLLEELSGANVYWSPAQLSKMDAATITAAVETLGEVLDYSAEQLVVLREKAIQAWGPVSGLNESQVLRLGCVSQGFNLTELPSLPFSSLDTLETLSRCSWTQPQREAVWRGFVERINKTVGELGAVELVGLGQFICGLNTEETGQLNTDAFREAVQSVGEVQCPLAVTELLKQRAVAVFGEPQGWTEARVNSLGNIMAGLSLSEFPSLSPSAFSFLSPTSVPLIPPDRLAALSTSQLKALGPDNAAMVTKAQWAVLGEVQRAALGNALGVAYDRVAYDRAEPTTNPPSNLPQLSGASMLGTLGVGVFMQPFLFLLLGFVL from the exons ATGGCTTCACCAGGGGAGaaggctctcctcctcctcttcctagtCCATGCAGTCTCAG CCCTCTACCCAGATACAATGCCACCGATGTCTCCCATGATGCTTAACCCTGACCCCGCGACCCCAGGCTTCCCATCTCCACCCGCTCGCTTCCAAGACATGGCCAAGAAACTG ATGATGAGATGCCTGCAAATGG GACACCTGGTACCCATGACGATGGACAACCCCTTTAATAACAG tgGGGTGCAAATGGAAGACAGCATGTCTAGTCCCAACCCTCTCTCCCACTTccactctctcctcacctccctctctgctgAGGAAACAGATACCTACTCAGACATGGACTCTGCTTCCCACTTCTATTTCCAGCCCAATGGCACCATGAAATACCCTGACTCTGATCGTGAATGG aacGTGACAGAGAGGATGTGGAACTGTTCCAGTCTACCAAGCTTCATTGAGCACATGAGGAACTCTTCG gctggtCCCCAGTGCTTCCTGAGAGCGTTCATCGCCCCCCTCTCTTGGGTTGCCCTGATGATGAAGGGTGGGGACGACATGGAACCAGAGGATTATGGGAGGCTGGTGTGGGCTGCTAAGCCCCTCCTACAGAACATGCCCCCGCCTCAGATGACCCTGCCTCCCTGGATACAGAACCCCCACCTGGAAGAGAT GATGAAGATGTTGGGAGAGGTGTTTGGGTCTCTCTCTGAGGAGCAGCGTGTTCAGATCAGAGAGTGGGCCAAGGAGCGGGTGGCCCAGAACAACTACAACTGCAGCCACACTGCTGCAGCCTGGCGCCCCAGACCTATACCAGAACAGAAACCAGCACCGACACACAGACCAGCACAGGAaccaggacagacacacagaccagcACAGGAACCAGGACAGACACCTAAACCAAAACAGGAGCCAGGACAGACACTCAGACCAGAAGTAGGACAGAACTGGCCTGCTAGACCACCACAGCCTGATATGACAG tgatgCCCAGCCCCTGTCCTCCCAGGCTGGTGTGGCTGAAGATGGATGTGATGAAGATGATGGGGCCCTTCCTTTCCGGGCTGCCCATGGACGACATCCAAACCATCCCCAACGACCAG tTGTGTCAATTCTTCCATTTGCCCCAGTTCCCTTCCTCCTTCAGAGGGGTGGGGGGGCTCCCTCCTCTTCAGGGCAGAAAGATACTCCAGAAGATCCGAGAGTGTTCCCAGAAGAGAGATGACTTGGTGCAGAACCTGGACAG ACTAGGCTCGCTGGCATGTTTCTATGACGACGCCCCAACCCTAAACTCCTCCATGAGCCGGCTCCTCCTCTCTCAACTCGACGACTGTAGCAACTCTGGAGTCAACAAG CTGAAGAAGAAGCTCGTCAACACTGTGATGTCATCATCTGTGGATGATTCCAGTCCTGAGCTGCTGCGTGCGCTGGGTCCCGGTGTTACACTGCTTTCCCCTTTCCATCTCTCCCAGTTCTCCCCCGACGCCCTCAAGGACACCCTGATGTCACTGGGGTCAGAGGTGAAGTGGGGTCTGACCCAGGCCAAAACACTGGCCAATAAACTACTGCAGGGGAAGCAG gaggtgTCTGGTAAAGAGTTAATGTCTCTGGGTTCAGCTGTGACGGGCGTGGCCTCCTCTGTCCTCAGGAAGGTCAAATCCCAGGGGCTTCTGGGTAATGAGGGTCTGGACATGATGAGTCAAAAGATGACCAGTCTACAGAGAAAAGCATTGTtggagggg ctgcTTGGGGATGTGAATGCCTCAGAGCTGATCCAGAAAGTCCCTGCCTCTCTGCTGTCCAGCCTATCCCTGACCACCCTGGACAAGGCTAACCTGACCTCCCTCGACCAACTGGAGGGCAAGCAATGGACACgtgcacag TCGGCCTTTCTGGTCAGAAATATCCTAGGCAAGAAGATGACACTTACAGACAtgcg gaAGCTGGGCTCGGCGATGCAGGGCGTGGCCTGTGAGATGATTGAAAAGGTGGCTGAAAGTGGCGTCATGGAGATGGCCCAAGCTGTGACAGAGACTCCACGCTGGCTCTCTaagacacag GTGTGCTGTACTGCACAGAGTCTGTTTGCAGGTTTGGAGAAAAAGAGAGCAGGCTACTTCAACAACatcacagacacagagctggaggAGATCCCCACCCTGCTGCTGCTTCACCTGCc ggctgagAAGATAGCCAGTCTACCTGCCTCTGTATGTGCTGTGTTCATGAAGAAGATGAAAGAGGCCAACCTGAGTTCTTTGCCTCTCACCTCTCGCTCTCGCCCCACACTGACCAACAGAGCCCTGAACTGCCTG GGGAGGAACATGTCAAAGTTGTCCAGTGAGGAGGTGTTGAGTCTGGGGTCGCTGCTGTGTGAGTTGGCCCCCTCTCAGATGTCCCTCCTGGCCCCTGAGATCCTCAACTCCACCTTGCAGGCCCTGGCCTCCTGCAAACAGATTCCTCCACGCCACTGGAGGGCGCTCTTCCAGCTGCTCAATGATACATACGG TGACCCGTCTGATTGGACGGCTGACACCATCAAATCCCTGGGTCCTCTCCTCCTGTGGGATGATTCTGCTGTCCGCTCACTGCGCTTTAAG TCGTGGCTGAAAGAGACTCTGTCTGACCTGATGGACAGCCTACCCAGCCCTCCGGTCCCTACCCCTCCTCAGGAGTTTAGTAGGGGTCCGGACCTCTCAGCCCTGCGATGgaaactcttctctctctccacctccacatcTGAAGTAATGCCCATGCGCAggaggagagaag ttctccctCAGGGGGAGGCGGGCCTTACTGTGTCTCTGTTGGAGGAACTGAGCGGAGCCAATGTCTACTGGAGCCCAGCCCAGCTCTCCAAGATGGACGCCGCCACAATCACCGCTGCCGTGGAAACGCTGGGGGAGGTCCTTGATTACAGCGCCGAGCAACTAGTGGTGCTCAGAGAGAAGGCCATCCAG GCCTGGGGTCCAGTGTCAGGTTTGAATGAGAGCCAGGTGCTCCGGCTGGGCTGTGTCTCTCAGGGGTTCAACCTCACTGAGCTGCCcagcctccccttctcctccctggACACTCTGGAGACACTTTCCCGCTGCTCCTGGACACaaccacag AGGGAGGCTGTGTGGAGGGGTTTTGTGGAGCGTATTAATAAGACAGTGGGAGAACTGGGAGCTGTGGAGTTGGTGGGACTGGGCCAGTTCATCTGTGGTCTGAACACTGAGGAGACTGGTCAACTCAACACTGATGCCTTCAG GGAGGCAGTACAGTCGGTGGGCGAGGTGCAGTGCCCCCTGGCAGTAACAGAGCTTCTGAAGCAGCGCGCCGTGGCTGTGTTTGGAGAACCACAGGGATGGACCGAGGCTCGGGTCAACTCTCTGGGCAACATCATGG CTGGTTTGAGTTTGTCAGAGTTTCCTTCTCTCAGTCCCTCTGCCTTCTCATTCCTCAGTCCGACCAGCGTTCCCCTCATCCCCCCAGACCGCCTCGCT GCACTTTCAACCAGCCAGTTGAAGGCCCTGGGTCCTGACAATGCTGCCATGGTAACCAAAGCACAGTGGGCGGTGCTGGGGGAGGTGCAACGGGCCGCTCTTGGCAATGCTCTGGGTGTGGCCTACGACCGTGTGGCCTATGACCGAGCAGAACCGACTACAAACCCACCCAGCAACCTGCCCCAACTCTCAG GAGCATCTATGCTGGGAACTCTGGGAGTTGGAGTCTTTATGCAGCCCTTCTTGTTCCTACTGCTGGGGTTTGTCCTGTAG
- the LOC106575377 gene encoding otoancorin isoform X1: protein MASPGEKALLLLFLVHAVSALYPDTMPPMSPMMLNPDPATPGFPSPPARFQDMAKKLMMRCLQMGHLVPMTMDNPFNNSGVQMEDSMSSPNPLSHFHSLLTSLSAEETDTYSDMDSASHFYFQPNGTMKYPDSDREWNVTERMWNCSSLPSFIEHMRNSSAGPQCFLRAFIAPLSWVALMMKGGDDMEPEDYGRLVWAAKPLLQNMPPPQMTLPPWIQNPHLEEMMKMLGEVFGSLSEEQRVQIREWAKERVAQNNYNCSHTAAAWRPRPIPEQKPAPTHRPAQEPGQTHRPAQEPGQTPKPKQEPGQTLRPEVGQNWPARPPQPDMTVMPSPCPPRLVWLKMDVMKMMGPFLSGLPMDDIQTIPNDQLCQFFHLPQFPSSFRGVGGLPPLQGRKILQKIRECSQKRDDLVQNLDRLGSLACFYDDAPTLNSSMSRLLLSQLDDCSNSGVNKLKKKLVNTVMSSSVDDSSPELLRALGPGVTLLSPFHLSQFSPDALKDTLMSLGSEVKWGLTQAKTLANKLLQGKQEVSGKELMSLGSAVTGVASSVLRKVKSQGLLGNEGLDMMSQKMTSLQRKALLEGLLGDVNASELIQKVPASLLSSLSLTTLDKANLTSLDQLEGKQWTRAQSAFLVRNILGKKMTLTDMRKLGSAMQGVACEMIEKVAESGVMEMAQAVTETPRWLSKTQVCCTAQSLFAGLEKKRAGYFNNITDTELEEIPTLLLLHLPAEKIASLPASVCAVFMKKMKEANLSSLPLTSRSRPTLTNRALNCLGRNMSKLSSEEVLSLGSLLCELAPSQMSLLAPEILNSTLQALASCKQIPPRHWRALFQLLNDTYGDPSDWTADTIKSLGPLLLWDDSAVRSLRFKSWLKETLSDLMDSLPSPPVPTPPQEFSRGPDLSALRWKLFSLSTSTSEVMPMRRRREVLPQGEAGLTVSLLEELSGANVYWSPAQLSKMDAATITAAVETLGEVLDYSAEQLVVLREKAIQAWGPVSGLNESQVLRLGCVSQGFNLTELPSLPFSSLDTLETLSRCSWTQPQREAVWRGFVERINKTVGELGAVELVGLGQFICGLNTEETGQLNTDAFREAVQSVGEVQCPLAVTELLKQRAVAVFGEPQGWTEARVNSLGNIMAGLSLSEFPSLSPSAFSFLSPTSVPLIPPDRLAALSTSQLKALGPDNAAMVTKAQWAVLGEVQRAALGNALGVAYDRVAYDRAEPTTNPPSNLPQLSAGASMLGTLGVGVFMQPFLFLLLGFVL, encoded by the exons ATGGCTTCACCAGGGGAGaaggctctcctcctcctcttcctagtCCATGCAGTCTCAG CCCTCTACCCAGATACAATGCCACCGATGTCTCCCATGATGCTTAACCCTGACCCCGCGACCCCAGGCTTCCCATCTCCACCCGCTCGCTTCCAAGACATGGCCAAGAAACTG ATGATGAGATGCCTGCAAATGG GACACCTGGTACCCATGACGATGGACAACCCCTTTAATAACAG tgGGGTGCAAATGGAAGACAGCATGTCTAGTCCCAACCCTCTCTCCCACTTccactctctcctcacctccctctctgctgAGGAAACAGATACCTACTCAGACATGGACTCTGCTTCCCACTTCTATTTCCAGCCCAATGGCACCATGAAATACCCTGACTCTGATCGTGAATGG aacGTGACAGAGAGGATGTGGAACTGTTCCAGTCTACCAAGCTTCATTGAGCACATGAGGAACTCTTCG gctggtCCCCAGTGCTTCCTGAGAGCGTTCATCGCCCCCCTCTCTTGGGTTGCCCTGATGATGAAGGGTGGGGACGACATGGAACCAGAGGATTATGGGAGGCTGGTGTGGGCTGCTAAGCCCCTCCTACAGAACATGCCCCCGCCTCAGATGACCCTGCCTCCCTGGATACAGAACCCCCACCTGGAAGAGAT GATGAAGATGTTGGGAGAGGTGTTTGGGTCTCTCTCTGAGGAGCAGCGTGTTCAGATCAGAGAGTGGGCCAAGGAGCGGGTGGCCCAGAACAACTACAACTGCAGCCACACTGCTGCAGCCTGGCGCCCCAGACCTATACCAGAACAGAAACCAGCACCGACACACAGACCAGCACAGGAaccaggacagacacacagaccagcACAGGAACCAGGACAGACACCTAAACCAAAACAGGAGCCAGGACAGACACTCAGACCAGAAGTAGGACAGAACTGGCCTGCTAGACCACCACAGCCTGATATGACAG tgatgCCCAGCCCCTGTCCTCCCAGGCTGGTGTGGCTGAAGATGGATGTGATGAAGATGATGGGGCCCTTCCTTTCCGGGCTGCCCATGGACGACATCCAAACCATCCCCAACGACCAG tTGTGTCAATTCTTCCATTTGCCCCAGTTCCCTTCCTCCTTCAGAGGGGTGGGGGGGCTCCCTCCTCTTCAGGGCAGAAAGATACTCCAGAAGATCCGAGAGTGTTCCCAGAAGAGAGATGACTTGGTGCAGAACCTGGACAG ACTAGGCTCGCTGGCATGTTTCTATGACGACGCCCCAACCCTAAACTCCTCCATGAGCCGGCTCCTCCTCTCTCAACTCGACGACTGTAGCAACTCTGGAGTCAACAAG CTGAAGAAGAAGCTCGTCAACACTGTGATGTCATCATCTGTGGATGATTCCAGTCCTGAGCTGCTGCGTGCGCTGGGTCCCGGTGTTACACTGCTTTCCCCTTTCCATCTCTCCCAGTTCTCCCCCGACGCCCTCAAGGACACCCTGATGTCACTGGGGTCAGAGGTGAAGTGGGGTCTGACCCAGGCCAAAACACTGGCCAATAAACTACTGCAGGGGAAGCAG gaggtgTCTGGTAAAGAGTTAATGTCTCTGGGTTCAGCTGTGACGGGCGTGGCCTCCTCTGTCCTCAGGAAGGTCAAATCCCAGGGGCTTCTGGGTAATGAGGGTCTGGACATGATGAGTCAAAAGATGACCAGTCTACAGAGAAAAGCATTGTtggagggg ctgcTTGGGGATGTGAATGCCTCAGAGCTGATCCAGAAAGTCCCTGCCTCTCTGCTGTCCAGCCTATCCCTGACCACCCTGGACAAGGCTAACCTGACCTCCCTCGACCAACTGGAGGGCAAGCAATGGACACgtgcacag TCGGCCTTTCTGGTCAGAAATATCCTAGGCAAGAAGATGACACTTACAGACAtgcg gaAGCTGGGCTCGGCGATGCAGGGCGTGGCCTGTGAGATGATTGAAAAGGTGGCTGAAAGTGGCGTCATGGAGATGGCCCAAGCTGTGACAGAGACTCCACGCTGGCTCTCTaagacacag GTGTGCTGTACTGCACAGAGTCTGTTTGCAGGTTTGGAGAAAAAGAGAGCAGGCTACTTCAACAACatcacagacacagagctggaggAGATCCCCACCCTGCTGCTGCTTCACCTGCc ggctgagAAGATAGCCAGTCTACCTGCCTCTGTATGTGCTGTGTTCATGAAGAAGATGAAAGAGGCCAACCTGAGTTCTTTGCCTCTCACCTCTCGCTCTCGCCCCACACTGACCAACAGAGCCCTGAACTGCCTG GGGAGGAACATGTCAAAGTTGTCCAGTGAGGAGGTGTTGAGTCTGGGGTCGCTGCTGTGTGAGTTGGCCCCCTCTCAGATGTCCCTCCTGGCCCCTGAGATCCTCAACTCCACCTTGCAGGCCCTGGCCTCCTGCAAACAGATTCCTCCACGCCACTGGAGGGCGCTCTTCCAGCTGCTCAATGATACATACGG TGACCCGTCTGATTGGACGGCTGACACCATCAAATCCCTGGGTCCTCTCCTCCTGTGGGATGATTCTGCTGTCCGCTCACTGCGCTTTAAG TCGTGGCTGAAAGAGACTCTGTCTGACCTGATGGACAGCCTACCCAGCCCTCCGGTCCCTACCCCTCCTCAGGAGTTTAGTAGGGGTCCGGACCTCTCAGCCCTGCGATGgaaactcttctctctctccacctccacatcTGAAGTAATGCCCATGCGCAggaggagagaag ttctccctCAGGGGGAGGCGGGCCTTACTGTGTCTCTGTTGGAGGAACTGAGCGGAGCCAATGTCTACTGGAGCCCAGCCCAGCTCTCCAAGATGGACGCCGCCACAATCACCGCTGCCGTGGAAACGCTGGGGGAGGTCCTTGATTACAGCGCCGAGCAACTAGTGGTGCTCAGAGAGAAGGCCATCCAG GCCTGGGGTCCAGTGTCAGGTTTGAATGAGAGCCAGGTGCTCCGGCTGGGCTGTGTCTCTCAGGGGTTCAACCTCACTGAGCTGCCcagcctccccttctcctccctggACACTCTGGAGACACTTTCCCGCTGCTCCTGGACACaaccacag AGGGAGGCTGTGTGGAGGGGTTTTGTGGAGCGTATTAATAAGACAGTGGGAGAACTGGGAGCTGTGGAGTTGGTGGGACTGGGCCAGTTCATCTGTGGTCTGAACACTGAGGAGACTGGTCAACTCAACACTGATGCCTTCAG GGAGGCAGTACAGTCGGTGGGCGAGGTGCAGTGCCCCCTGGCAGTAACAGAGCTTCTGAAGCAGCGCGCCGTGGCTGTGTTTGGAGAACCACAGGGATGGACCGAGGCTCGGGTCAACTCTCTGGGCAACATCATGG CTGGTTTGAGTTTGTCAGAGTTTCCTTCTCTCAGTCCCTCTGCCTTCTCATTCCTCAGTCCGACCAGCGTTCCCCTCATCCCCCCAGACCGCCTCGCT GCACTTTCAACCAGCCAGTTGAAGGCCCTGGGTCCTGACAATGCTGCCATGGTAACCAAAGCACAGTGGGCGGTGCTGGGGGAGGTGCAACGGGCCGCTCTTGGCAATGCTCTGGGTGTGGCCTACGACCGTGTGGCCTATGACCGAGCAGAACCGACTACAAACCCACCCAGCAACCTGCCCCAACTCTCAG caGGAGCATCTATGCTGGGAACTCTGGGAGTTGGAGTCTTTATGCAGCCCTTCTTGTTCCTACTGCTGGGGTTTGTCCTGTAG